The following is a genomic window from Thermodesulfobacteriota bacterium.
ATCTGCTCGGCGACTTTCCCGCCTTTGAAGATGATCAGGGTGGGAATCGCCTGGATGCCGAAGCGGGTCGGGGTAGTCGGATTGTTGTCGACATTGCATTTGGCGAATTTGATTTTGCCGGCAAAATCACCGGCCAGCTCTTCTACAATGGGTCCGATCGCCTTGCAAGGCCCGCACCAGGGGGCCCAGAAATCGACAAAGACCGGAATATCCGATTGCAGCACTTCGGCGTCAAAATTGGTATCGCTGACTTCCATCACATTATTTGCCATTGGTTGATCTCCTTTCGGGTCCGCTTAACCTTTATTATCTTACCGGTTTATTTGTGTGTAACCGGCAGATGTCCATCCCCATAAAAAACATAAAGGATTTATTGTTTTTGTGCTTTTGGGGTAGCACAAAAAAAGAGGAACCGCAAGGGAATTGTATCCGACCGCGGGCGGGGGGAATGTGCTCCCGATGTCCGGTCCGACGTGACCGTCAGGCGGTAACCACTGTGTTTTTCCCCCGGGATTTGCCCGTGT
Proteins encoded in this region:
- the trxA gene encoding thioredoxin — translated: MANNVMEVSDTNFDAEVLQSDIPVFVDFWAPWCGPCKAIGPIVEELAGDFAGKIKFAKCNVDNNPTTPTRFGIQAIPTLIIFKGGKVAEQIVGMVPKSKLEAALNKAVD